The window TATTGTGATTTATTCACTACATTAGCACAACCATTTAAAAATTAATTATATGAAAAGAATTACCACTCTTTTATGCACTTCATTGATTGTGCAGAGCATTGCTGCTCAAACTTTTATTCAGGCTTATAAAGACAGAGCTGATATGGTTACCCAGACTAACATCACCACAAACCTTCAGGATTTTGGTAACTTTGGGATTAAAAAGACCGGTTCTCAAGCCAATACTAATGCCTTAAACTGGATCAAAAACAAGTATCTTGCTTATGGTTATACTGCCAGCCAAATTACGGAAAGTGCTTTTACTTACGGATCAGCAACTTCAAAGAACTTGATTATTACTAAAACCGGGACTCTTTATCCTAATAAGTATGTAATTATTTGTGGACATTTTGATACTATTAACGGACCTGGGGTAAATGATAATGGAAGTGGTACTTCTATTATTCTTGAAGCAGCCAGAATATTACAAAATGTACCTACAGAGTATTCCATTAAGTTTATTCATTTTTCCGGTGAGGAACAAGGCCTGATTGGAAGTTCGCATTACGTGAATAATGTGGTTTATCAGAACGGAGTTCGCAAATTGGATATAAAATTGGTCTTTAACCTCGATCAGGTAGGCGGCGTAAAAGGAAATAACAATAATACGGTGTACTGTGATGAAGATCAGGGAGGTCTTTCCAGTAATAATGCGGCATCAGCTGCCGTAACACAACAGCTCAGAAACTGTACAGCACTCTATTCTCCACTTCAGACTGCTGTAGATCCTGCTGCAGATACTGACTACATCCCTTTTGAGCAGAAAGGAGAAGTTATTACCGGCTTTTTTGAAAGAATTAGAAGTACATTTCCCCATAGTTCCAAAGATACTTTTGCGAATGTAGATCCTGTATATGTTTATAATATCGGAAAGGCCACCGTAGGAGCTTTACAGCATTTTGCAGCTGCTTCTACCACTTTAACAGTGAACAAGTCAGCATCGCAAAACCCATTAGAAAATGTGAAGTTCTACCCTAACCCGGCCAATAATATCCTTAATATTGAATTACCGGATAAAACAGCCAGCTTCAGCTTTGAAATTACTAATGTGACAGGAAGGACCTTATTAAAGGTGAACAATGAAACTAAGATAAATGTTTCTACACTGGATAGAGGGGTTTTTGTAGGAATTTTAAAAATTGGAGAGCAGACGGTTGTGAAGAACATTATGATTGAGAGATAATTAGATATTTTATTTAACAAAAAACAGAGCAGCTTTGCTCTGTTTTTTTGTTTTACTATTGCCCTATAATTATCTATTTTATTTATGGAGAAGAAGCCAGAAGCTAATACCAATGAGAGGATGGCTTTATTTTAAGTGAAAGCTGGTTTTTCGTCTGAATAGACAATTTCTATAAAATCTTCTCCCTAGTATTCAAATGATTCATCCCAAATGGGTAATAGTTTTTGGTATCGATTATTTGCAGAACCTGTTTATATTTAATCTAGACATGAGCAAGATGTTCTTGTCGGGAGGTAGACTTCTGGAGAGTTAATATCCACCACACGATGCAATCGTGCGGGAGCGAGGGGGTATGATCTTAGACATATATTCCTGGGTATAGCCCCGCTGTTTTCGTAAACTCTTTATTTCCATCTGAAGCCAAATACCAAATTATAACATCATTTCCATCTGGATCTAAATATTTAATGGGATTATTGATTGCATAATTATAACCAGAGAAAGGAAAATATTTTTCAGCTTTATTATCAATTACTCCCCATCTTCCCAAATCCGGCATATACATTCTCGCTCCGTAATCATACATACCTGTCTCCTGCAACTCTTTGCCGTTGTACTTATATTGATAAATAGCCACCAATTTGGCGGCTATATTATTTTATGATTATAGAGTTTATTTTTTCCCCAATGTTAGTTTTATCATGTATTCTCTCAAACTATCATTTACAAGATATTTTTTCCCATTTAATTCTATAACTCCAATACCGGAACAAAAATCTAACTTTTTAGAGCCGTCATAAACAAATCCATATAATCTTGCATCTACATCTAGATTATTTTTTACTGGTTCTAACTTAGAAAAAATATTTATTAATTTATTATTTTCATCGTTAGACAAAGTAAGTTGTTTTTTATTGGGATGTAATCTTAAACTATCACAATTTATTGACCTTACCGGACTAAGTCTCATATCAATATAATACATTTGTCCCTCTTGCTTTTGACAGCTAAGAACTAAAAACAAAAAAATTGTGAGAAATAATTTAAATATAACTTTCATTACTATTTTTTCTTTTTAACGGTTATTATCACCTCTTGGATTTCAGTTGGTTTTGGTTTTGTTGTATTTACCCCTGCTGTATCATATAACTCTCCTCTATGATCTTTCCTAGTGACTTCTTTTCCTTTTATTAGCCCTAGTTTTTTAGCCGTGGCTTGTTCACTTCCTTGTATAACTCTCATTTCTTCGGCATTATCATAATTATCTCCTGTAGGTTTTAAGACATTCATTATATGTTTTTCCGGATCCCTAAAGCAATTATTTGCATGATCAAATTCGTGGTCTAAAATAGCTGTTGCTGTTAGTTCTTTGCCATTTGTAGTTCTTAAACCTTTAGTAGGTTTCCATCTAATTTTATCTTTATTGTCGAAATTAGGTCCATCCTTGTCATTATAACCATTATCTGTTACATATACTTTCTCCTCTCTTGAATCTAAAGCCTTAAGGTTACCTCCTGCCCCAGATTCAATTAATGCCTTTGCTGCTCTATGAAAGGCAACCACGTACTTATTTTTTCCAGTGTAACCTGCACCATATTTATAATCATATGTATGCATTTTTCCATCTGAAGCCAGATACCAAATTATTACATCATTTCCATCTGGGTCTAAATATTTAATGGGATTATTGACCGCATAATTATAACCAGAGAAAGGAAAATATTTTTCAGCTTTATTATCAATTACTCCCCATCTTCCCAGATCCGGCATATACATCCTCGCACCATAATCATACATACCAGTCTCTTGCAACTCCTTCCCATTGTACTTATAATTAAAGCTACCAATCAATAGTCTTTATTACCAACACTCATAGTGATCAGTCCATTTTTTATTTTCTATAATTTTAGTTTTATCAAATTTAAAGTAGTATTTGGTAATTGATCCGCAATATTTGGGATTTCCTTTAAAAAAGGGACCACATCAATTCTTAATTGATTGTCGTGAATTTCAGAAAATATAGCAGCATTTAATGGTCCATTTGGAACCCCTTGATATTGCACAACGGTTTTAAATATAGTATTAAATTGAGCATTAAGTTCCCAGTTTATATTCTTATATTTATTAGATAACTCTTTAAGATGCTTATCTTCTCTTAAAGGTTTTATTTCTTCTTTTTCTGATAAAATATTTTTATAAAAATTACTTGAATCATTTTTATCTAAAGGATAGGGGTAGATTAAATCATAAATATATAATCCAGAAACATCTTTCCCAAACTCTTTTAATGAAATATCTTTGCTGATAAAATCATTGCTTATAGCCATATATGCTTCATTATACATTGTTTTCGATTGAGAATTACAGCTAATAAAAGTAACAAGAGCTACACAATATACAAGTACTTGATAAGTTTTCATTTTATATCTTTTATTGAGTTTATTATCTTTGAGGAGTTTTGATATATAAATCTTTTTTAGGATCGACTTTCAGCGGTCCTTTAGAATAGGCTTCACTACTAAATGCACTAAAATTAAAACTTCCTGAATTCATTGGAGAATAAGATTTTCGTTGGCCAAATGGCAGTTTAAATCCTTTTGAATTATCTAACTCAGTTCTAATGACATTAATAACTTTTTTTTCATTATCTCCCTGCATACCATATATAGAGGTCGCCGAAAGCTCTCTTCCATCATCTCCAATAATACCATCTATTAAATTATTATATTTATGACTTACTTCATGAAGAGTTATCATTCCATATCCCATAGTCAAAGGATTAAGAGCTTCACTAGTTCCTGAAATAAAAGCATCTATTTGGTCAGTATTAATGTTTAAATCAAAATAGCTTGTAAAACCGTATTCATTTCCAATCCATTCTCCTTTTACTGTAGGTTCACCACTAATTGATGAACCTTTACTATTGTCTGAGTCTATACTATATACTGTTCTATGATTATCGATTGCTCCTTTTATCATATCACGGGCTGTTTTACTTCCACTAGCATCGGAAGGTTCCGTATAACTTAATTTACCATTATCACCAATAGATAGTTTAAGTCCTGTTTCTTGCTCTAAATCACTTACAATTTTATTTTGAGTTTCAGCAGAAATATTTTTACCAAATGTTATATCTTTATTTTGCATTCCATCTGGATCAATAAATCTAATTGGGTTATTGTAGGCATAGGTGTAAGTACTCCACCGTCTGGAAGTTTCCGCCAGTGGATCCATCACACCCCATCTTCCCAAATCCGGCATATAGAACCTCGCACCATAATCATACATACCCGTCTCTTGAAGCTCCTTTCCGTTGTACTTGTAATTCTTATAAATACCTTGACCAAAGAATGCATTTCTAGTATTCAAATGATTCATCCCAAACGGGTAGTAATCATTGGCATCTGTGATTTCAAGAGCACCTGTGCTGTTTCTTCCAAAACTTATTCTTACATTTCCAAGATGATCCTTGTATTGGTAAATATACTGATCTTTTTTATAATCGTAATACCCTTCTGCTGTTGGAAAGAAAGATAGATCGGCATCCTTTATCTTCACTATAAGGCCGCCCCCTCCAATAGGCGGATCTATTCCAGGATCTATGGGATCTATGGGATCTATGGGATCTATGGGAACATTATTTCTTAGCGTATAGGCCTGTATTTCCATAGCTTTTGACATTTCCCGACTTTTAGCCAATAATTCAGTGCCACCACCATTTCTGATCATGGTGGTTTTTAAGTACTGAAATCCATCTAAATAATCTGAAACTGTATTGACAGTATAGCAATCTACAATACCACATTCATAAGTTGATTTTACTTTCTGAAGTTTTGTACCATTGGCTCCATATAAATAAGTAAGACCTACTTCTGACTGTAATAAACTCATTTTATCAGGAAGATTGAGAAAGTTGTAGGCTATGGAACTAATCCCTTTATCATGCATATTTTCCATATTTCCATTAGCATCATAGGTAATGGTATTTCCACCACCTTCATAGCCTGAAGGGTTATTATAAACATCATGAACATTTGTGAGCTTATTTCCTGTATAACTATATTCTAATTTATCAATAACAGTAGCTATATTGTTATTTTCAGTAACAGAAGTTCTGTACAGTTTTAGGATATTTCCGTTAAGGTCATAATCCATAGATTCAGTATTTTCTTTAGTCCATGGGTTCATTGGGTTCTGGTAATATCCAGCGGTTAACCTGTTCAATCCATCATAGGCATAGCCATATCTTTTGGGAATTGTAGATGGGTTCGCTCCAAGGGATTCCACAGCCCTCCAATCGATCTCTGCGATATTTCCATTGTATCTGGATTTTACATTTTTTCCTGAAAATAAAGCCGGATCCGGATTTTCAAGTCCTTCTCTTTGATTATACTTTATTTTATAGGAGAATAGTTTTCCACCAAGATCCGGCAAGGCCATCTCATTTTTATTAATATCAGTCATCCAGCCTCTGATATTATAGGAATAATCTATACTTTGCAGGTTATTTCCAACCTTTTTATTAACCAGCTGCGAAAGTTCATTATAGGTATTTTCTGCCAATATTACTTCCTGTTGGTCATCTACTTTATGCCAGTGTTTTATCAGTCTGTTAGCATTATCATACTCAAATCGCTCATTGACAGTTACCCCTATTTCTCCCTGCTTTTTCAGGTGCCTGGTAACAACTTGAGTTGGAAGTCCCACAAAATCTAGTTTGGATTCTGTTTTGGTGTATCCGCCCAAGTGATTGATGGAATGGGTTCCGATCATTCTTCCTTTGGTGTCATAATAGCTGTAGTTTTTTGTCCAGTTATCATCTTCAATATTCTTTACCAGACTCATCACAGGAAGTCCCTTGGTGCTTTTTCCTTCAGAGGAAACGGTATCTTTTAAAGTAGCCTCTTCTTGAATAGTAGTAGGGAAAGTTGGATTAAAACCATAAGCAGGATAAGAATCGTAGTAATTCACTGACAAGAGTGTCACCCAGGTCCCATTAGGGTAAGTTCCATTAGGATCATAAAAAACGTCCATTCCCTGTACATAGAAAAATGATTGTGGGGTTCTTTTCACATTATTATTATCAAACACATCTGCAACGGACTGTTCTCCCTGTCTTGTACCGTTTCCCTGGTTGGTACAAATACCTGTTATTGCTACTCTTCCAAACTCGTCATATTGGGTATATAACCAATGTCCTTTAGCTCTTAGATTAGCATCCTGGGTAGAGACCAAACGGTCCTTTTTATCATATAACATATACTCCCAGCCTTTCCCTGGGAGCTTCTTTTCTACAAGACGGTTTCTTCCGTCATAGCGATACTCATAAGCTAAATTTTGCTGATCATCCCATCCCCAGGTTTGTTTTTGGGATAACAAAGGTGGAATTACCCATGCTAATTGATCATACTCATTATAAACATAATAGGTATCAGCGTTTTCTGTAGCACTTATTACTTTTCTTACTAATAGAACTTGTCCTTTACCATTTTTAAATTCAATGGTTTTGTTTCCGTCTTCATCGGTAACGGTATTTTTATAAAGCTGACCAGCTCCATACATCCCACCATGGTCAATGGTGGATTTAGTAGCATTATTTTCCCAAGTTGTTGTAGTGATATATTTTATTACTTCTCCTGTTTCATTCGCTGCATAGTCAAATTTTACAGGTTTAGTACTCCAGTCATTACCCACCTGAATCTGCTGCTGGAGTCTATTTAATGGTGAGTTTTCCAATATTTTCTCTGAATAAATTTTTTCTGAGCCATAAATATTAGGCTGGGAAGCATTGGATAACGGATTGGGAATAATACCGCCATTCAGAGTTGCTGATTGAGGCACGGGTAAATAGTCTTTAACCCGTCTTCCAAACTGGTCGTATTCAATATGAACTACTACATCTTTTCCCAATGGGGATGCTTTTACATTGACCACCTGTTTAGGTCTTCCCAAACCGTCAAAATACTGAACGGTTTCTGAGGTTTTTGTGGGAGTCGTTCCATTGTAATCCAGATAGATTTTGGATTGGATATAGTTTTCTCCCTGGGTAAGCTGGCCATGTACTGAATGACTCAGCAGCAGCAGCATGCTTATGGGAATTATAAGTTTTTTCATCGTCTTAGTTTTTGTAGTGGTAATTGAATTCTTTTAACAGTTTTCCTGTTTTGTTATGCTCTCTGACTTCTTTAAGCCTTCCCGCATCATCATAAAGGTAAATTTCTCTAATTCCGGATGGAGGGGTAATGCTTCTTACTCCGATTAATGGGTCGTAGGTGTAGGTCGTAATTTGAAATCCTGCAAGATTGGGATTATTTTTGAAGTCATTCAATACCTTCAGAAGTTCAGTCTCATCATTATTCCTTTCAGCTGCTGCGTCTGTATCAGAAGCACCAACAATAGTACTGATATAAGAAGAAACCTGCTCATAATTAGCCCCTTCAATCTTAGCAATAGGTAATGTATTGTTATATCCCCAGACAATAGATACTGGATTACTGCTATTACCATTGGCATCCGGTTTGGGATTATATTGCAGGAGATTTCCACTTATTGGGTGATATTGCTTAAATAGTACATCTATTGTAAGAGTATTACTCTGAACATTCAGACTGGATATGCTGATAGGCAATGGTAAGCCGGATGTTTTATTATTAGCCTCAGTATCAGAGTTTGGATAAAGACTTATAATTTTTGAAATAGTTTTTCCTGCATCTCCTGAATTCGTTTTCTTAACAACTGTTGTTTCCAAAGGAATGCCTATTATATTTTTATTAATTAGATATTGATTTCCTTTTTCATGGGCATACTGAAAAGTTGTTTCTTGGATAGACTTATCAGGAAATGTAATCTTTTGTGAAGTAGGCTGTATGTGTAAAGGGTTGTTGTAAAAATATTCAGTTTCTGTTTTTAATAATTTTCCATTTAGATTCTCTTCTATTACTTCCTTGTCTTTATTTACCTGAGCAGATACTAGTTTTTTTCCATAGAAGCTAAAGCTGGCAGCAGGTGCTTTAAAACTACCTGCACACCCCAAAGCATACTGAGGACTTTCAACAAAAAACTGATAACTCATTTTATGAAATTCATTAGGTTTAGTAGGAGCTGTAAAATCTAATCCTGATTCTATTTGTTGAGTGGAAGGAGTTTGAATAAATGAATAATCATTCGTTATTGTTTTAACAGGAGCTGAGTTTCCTTTTTCAAAAATTTCCTGCTTCTTTATAAACCCTCTCTTCCATGAATCATCATTAAATAAAAGAAATGGAGTATCATAATATAGCTTTTGGTCGTCGTCGTCATAAAATGAATAAGTAATTTTTCCATTATCATTGCCATTGCTGATACTGCTTTCTGTAACTTTAGAATAAAATACAGTAGCTCCATTATATCCTAATATATCACTAATTGAAGTACTGTAATATTTAGCCAGCGTAAAATCTTTAGTAAGTACTTTACAATAGTCTGGATAGTATTTGCTACTGCTTGCTCTTTCCAGTTCATATAAAAGAGGATAATCATAGATTTTGCCAGTTGAAATATTATTATCAATATAACTGATATTTTTGCTCAGTAGGGTATTTCCGTTATTATCTTTTGAAACTATTTTTGCAATCCTTACTCCTCCAACTACCAGATTTTTCTGTCCTGAATTCGTCATAACGATTTCTTCTCCGTAAAGTTGTATATAAGGGTCAGGAAGCCCTTTGGTTTTCATACTTAAAGAATAAGACCCAGGATTTAAAGTAAGCTCTGCTTCACCTGTATCAGACATCGGAGGGAGCTGTACAAACGTATTTGTTGAATTATTTTTTAAATCATAAAAAATATAGGAGCCTGATGTAGCTCCGCCAGTTGGAGTTGGGATATTATATTTTATTTTGAATTTAACCTGTTGAGCTATTTCAAAAGGGACAACTTCATGAAAATCACCTCCAGTAGACAGTTCATCACTATAATACACTCCAACATTTATATCCTTTACAGAATATTCGTTATAACTTGCCTCATTATAAGTATTATTTTCATAAAAAAAGTCATCACTTCCTTTTGTAGGATAAATAATTTCTTTTAATAATGTTGTTTGGCTATTATTTATGTTCGGTTTCTTTCCTCCCAGATAATAATAAGTTTTAAAGTTTTTTTCATTATATCTTTCACCTCCATCTCTACTATAATATCCCCAAAAATCCTTACTTTCACTATCTTTTTGTGGGATGTCTTCCTCGTAATATTTAAAGGAATACTGTTTGTCATTTATTTTGACTGAATTTAATTTTAACCAGGTAGTAAGATCATTATTTACACCTCCATTACCCAAGGATTGGAAATAGGATTGGTTAAAATCTACTTTATAACTGCCCCCTCCATCCTGGATCATTATTTTATCAAGTGCAGAAATTTTTCTAGAGAAATTATTCTTCACATCAGCCCTGGGATCCGTTTTATACCCAAAAGAAACCCTTGTTCTTGCATTAACTTTGATTTCTTTTAATATTGGAAGGGTATGTTGTGTTACTTTTGATATATATTTAACTTCAAAGAACCGATAGTAATTATCCGGGATGTCATAATCCTCAGTGCTTCCCCTCATATAAGAGGTTGGATTATCATAGGCATAATCAACATAATCATATAAAAATTCAATAATATCAGTTTTTGTCTTAATTTTTGATAGGTAATAATTATTATATCTTATATTTCCCCCACTGTATGGATAAATTCCTCTCAACGTTACCATGTCTGATAGTAAATTA of the Chryseobacterium capnotolerans genome contains:
- a CDS encoding M28 family peptidase, which codes for MKRITTLLCTSLIVQSIAAQTFIQAYKDRADMVTQTNITTNLQDFGNFGIKKTGSQANTNALNWIKNKYLAYGYTASQITESAFTYGSATSKNLIITKTGTLYPNKYVIICGHFDTINGPGVNDNGSGTSIILEAARILQNVPTEYSIKFIHFSGEEQGLIGSSHYVNNVVYQNGVRKLDIKLVFNLDQVGGVKGNNNNTVYCDEDQGGLSSNNAASAAVTQQLRNCTALYSPLQTAVDPAADTDYIPFEQKGEVITGFFERIRSTFPHSSKDTFANVDPVYVYNIGKATVGALQHFAAASTTLTVNKSASQNPLENVKFYPNPANNILNIELPDKTASFSFEITNVTGRTLLKVNNETKINVSTLDRGVFVGILKIGEQTVVKNIMIER
- a CDS encoding RHS repeat-associated core domain-containing protein; its protein translation is MIGSFNYKYNGKELQETGMYDYGARMYMPDLGRWGVIDNKAEKYFPFSGYNYAVNNPIKYLDPDGNDVIIWYLASDGKMHTYDYKYGAGYTGKNKYVVAFHRAAKALIESGAGGNLKALDSREEKVYVTDNGYNDKDGPNFDNKDKIRWKPTKGLRTTNGKELTATAILDHEFDHANNCFRDPEKHIMNVLKPTGDNYDNAEEMRVIQGSEQATAKKLGLIKGKEVTRKDHRGELYDTAGVNTTKPKPTEIQEVIITVKKKK
- a CDS encoding DUF6443 domain-containing protein codes for the protein MKKLIIPISMLLLLSHSVHGQLTQGENYIQSKIYLDYNGTTPTKTSETVQYFDGLGRPKQVVNVKASPLGKDVVVHIEYDQFGRRVKDYLPVPQSATLNGGIIPNPLSNASQPNIYGSEKIYSEKILENSPLNRLQQQIQVGNDWSTKPVKFDYAANETGEVIKYITTTTWENNATKSTIDHGGMYGAGQLYKNTVTDEDGNKTIEFKNGKGQVLLVRKVISATENADTYYVYNEYDQLAWVIPPLLSQKQTWGWDDQQNLAYEYRYDGRNRLVEKKLPGKGWEYMLYDKKDRLVSTQDANLRAKGHWLYTQYDEFGRVAITGICTNQGNGTRQGEQSVADVFDNNNVKRTPQSFFYVQGMDVFYDPNGTYPNGTWVTLLSVNYYDSYPAYGFNPTFPTTIQEEATLKDTVSSEGKSTKGLPVMSLVKNIEDDNWTKNYSYYDTKGRMIGTHSINHLGGYTKTESKLDFVGLPTQVVTRHLKKQGEIGVTVNERFEYDNANRLIKHWHKVDDQQEVILAENTYNELSQLVNKKVGNNLQSIDYSYNIRGWMTDINKNEMALPDLGGKLFSYKIKYNQREGLENPDPALFSGKNVKSRYNGNIAEIDWRAVESLGANPSTIPKRYGYAYDGLNRLTAGYYQNPMNPWTKENTESMDYDLNGNILKLYRTSVTENNNIATVIDKLEYSYTGNKLTNVHDVYNNPSGYEGGGNTITYDANGNMENMHDKGISSIAYNFLNLPDKMSLLQSEVGLTYLYGANGTKLQKVKSTYECGIVDCYTVNTVSDYLDGFQYLKTTMIRNGGGTELLAKSREMSKAMEIQAYTLRNNVPIDPIDPIDPIDPGIDPPIGGGGLIVKIKDADLSFFPTAEGYYDYKKDQYIYQYKDHLGNVRISFGRNSTGALEITDANDYYPFGMNHLNTRNAFFGQGIYKNYKYNGKELQETGMYDYGARFYMPDLGRWGVMDPLAETSRRWSTYTYAYNNPIRFIDPDGMQNKDITFGKNISAETQNKIVSDLEQETGLKLSIGDNGKLSYTEPSDASGSKTARDMIKGAIDNHRTVYSIDSDNSKGSSISGEPTVKGEWIGNEYGFTSYFDLNINTDQIDAFISGTSEALNPLTMGYGMITLHEVSHKYNNLIDGIIGDDGRELSATSIYGMQGDNEKKVINVIRTELDNSKGFKLPFGQRKSYSPMNSGSFNFSAFSSEAYSKGPLKVDPKKDLYIKTPQR